The DNA segment GAGGCGGAGGTGAGCGGCGCCATCGTGTTTCTGCTCTCCGACGTGGCGGCATTCATCACCGGCGAGGTCATCCGCATCGACGGCGGCGCGTCCTGCAACACCAAGGCGTTCCCGCTGTCGGAGCACTCCAACTCGAAGCCCTACGACGGGTTCCATCTGGCCAAGGGGCCCGCCATCCTCGACGGCCCGAAGGAGAAGTGACGTGCCCACGCTCGTCTCCCAGGTCGAACCGGCCTCCGCCACCTTCACCACGCAGCGCCAGGAGATGCTCTCCCGCGTCGCGGAGCTGCGCGCCATCGAGCAGAAGTCGCGCGACACCGAGCAGCTGGCCCGGGACAAGTTCAAGCAGCGCGGGCAGCTGCTCCCACGTGAGCGACTGGCGCTGCTGCTCGACCGGGGTTCGCCCTTCCTGGAGCTCTCCACGCTCTGTGGCTACAAGCACCACGACGACAGCGACGGCTCGCTGGCCGGTGGGAACACCATCATCGGCATCGGCTTCGTGTCTGGCGTGCGCTGCCTGGTGTTCGTGAGCAACTCCGCCGTGAAGGGCGGCACGGCGACGCCCTGGGGTGTCCAGAAGGCGCTGCGTGCGCAGGAGATTGCCCTGCAGAACCGGCTGCCCGTGGTGTCGCTCGTGGAGAGTGGCGGGGCGAACCTGCTCTACCAGCAGGAGATCTTCATCCCGGGCGGGGAGACCTTCTACAACCAGGCGAAGCTGTCCGCGGCTGGCATCCCCCAGGTCACCGTCGTCCACGGTTCGAGCACGGCGGGCGGCGCGTACATCCCGGGCCTGTCCGACCACGTCGTCATGGTGCGCGGCAAGGCGAAGGTGTTCCTCGCTGGACCGCCCCTGCTGCTCGCGGCCACGGGCGAGGTCGCCACGGACGAGGACCTGGGCGGCGCGGAGATGCACACCACCGTGGCCGGCACCTCGGACCACCTCGCCGAGGACGACGCCGATGGCATCCGCATCGCGCGGGAAATTGTCGCGTCGCTCGGATGGAATGACGCCCTGCCGGCGTCCGCGCGTCCCGCCTTCGAGCCGCCCCGCTATGCGGTGGAGGAGCTGTGTGGTGTCGTGCCCATGGACCACCGCAAGCCCTACGACTGCCGCGAGGTGATTGCGCGGCTCGTGGATGGTTCGGACTTCTCGCCGTTCAAGGACGACTACGACGCGCTCACTGTTTGCGGCTGGGCGCGCATCGAGGGCCGGGCGGTGGGCCTCATTGGCAACAACGGGCCCATCACCGCGAAGGGCGCGACGAAGGCGGGGCAGTTCATCCAGCTCTGCTGCCAGGCGCGCACGCCCATCATCTACCTGCAGAACACCACGGGCTACATGGTGGGCACGCAGTCGGAGCAGGGCGGCATCGTGAAGCACGGCGCGAAGATGCTTCAGGCGGTGGCCAACGCGACCGTGCCGCAGATGACGCTCCTGCTGGGCGGTGCGTTCGGCGCGGGCAACTACGGCATGTGCGGCCGCGCGTTCCATCCGCGCTTCATCTTCGCCTGGCCCAACGCGCGCACTGCCGTGATGGGCGGCGAGCAGGCGGCGAAGGTGCTCACCATCGTCGCCACGGAGAAGGCCCGGCGCGCGGGGCTGCCGCCTGACCAGGAGTTCCTGGACGGGATGGCGAAGCCGCTCATCGAGCAGTTCGACCGCGAGTCGGATGCCTTCCAATGCAGCGCGCGGCTGTTCGACGACGGCGTCATCGACCCCCGGGACACGCGGCGGGTGCTCGGGTTCATCCTGGCCACGTGCGACGAGGCTTCGCGCCGCACGCTGTCGCCCAACTCCTTCGGCGTCGCCCGGCTGTAGCGAGGAGAATCATGAAACGCATCCACAATGTGCTGGTGGCGAACCGGGGTGAGATCGCCGTGCGCGTGCTGCGCACGTGCCGCCGCCTCGGACTGCGCA comes from the Corallococcus exiguus genome and includes:
- a CDS encoding acyl-CoA carboxylase subunit beta gives rise to the protein MPTLVSQVEPASATFTTQRQEMLSRVAELRAIEQKSRDTEQLARDKFKQRGQLLPRERLALLLDRGSPFLELSTLCGYKHHDDSDGSLAGGNTIIGIGFVSGVRCLVFVSNSAVKGGTATPWGVQKALRAQEIALQNRLPVVSLVESGGANLLYQQEIFIPGGETFYNQAKLSAAGIPQVTVVHGSSTAGGAYIPGLSDHVVMVRGKAKVFLAGPPLLLAATGEVATDEDLGGAEMHTTVAGTSDHLAEDDADGIRIAREIVASLGWNDALPASARPAFEPPRYAVEELCGVVPMDHRKPYDCREVIARLVDGSDFSPFKDDYDALTVCGWARIEGRAVGLIGNNGPITAKGATKAGQFIQLCCQARTPIIYLQNTTGYMVGTQSEQGGIVKHGAKMLQAVANATVPQMTLLLGGAFGAGNYGMCGRAFHPRFIFAWPNARTAVMGGEQAAKVLTIVATEKARRAGLPPDQEFLDGMAKPLIEQFDRESDAFQCSARLFDDGVIDPRDTRRVLGFILATCDEASRRTLSPNSFGVARL